The following nucleotide sequence is from Drosophila takahashii strain IR98-3 E-12201 chromosome 3L, DtakHiC1v2, whole genome shotgun sequence.
caactatatcatatagctgccatagaaacgatcaaattaactttgctgcttttggagataaatgcacataactttagaaatagcaattatgtcagtttataaaacaatattaaaagtttCGTTCAagtcggacgactatatcctaAATTTCTCAAAAAGAAGGGCAAAGGAAAGAATTTACTCTACATTTGtacgactttttgttcaagTTGTAGAGGAACTTTCGTTTTAAAGCCCCTAAAGTCCACTTAAGTTAGTCAATTACAAAGCTAAGAATTTCTActctattttgataataatttaaagccaGAAAAGTCCTTACTTTCTTAGACGCCAGTGCAAACGACAGGAGTGTGtgaaatttgaggttatggtctaaaaaattaaattacagaaaaagtggcaataagtggcgattctgactatatacattttagcaacaattaaataatctacaaatcccaataggttccagaagtggactccgctggactcactttgttgctccatttgaaatttagttttcttacGAAAATGTACTTGTTAGACCACTCCCTTTAACActcatttataagaaaaatccGTCCGATTTTTGTCGTCTAACCACACAACTACTTAGTACCAAAAAGTTTACTTAGATTGCTTAGaaactcaaatttaaagcactttAAAACTGCAAGCCAAAAGTCGAAATACAACAGCCCgataattgaatttcgaaCAGCTGATTTAACAGCTTCTAACTTAACAGAGGCGACCTCTATCGGATTTCTGTAAACGCAACATTGTTAAATGGTCTTCTGTTAACACATcctcaaacaacattttttgttttaacgacttttaaaaaatgggttttggccaaccaatgtagtcaaatgccccatagtgcatcGACTGGGGGGTTGAATGGGGGCATGGAAGCCCAGTTCCGATCCCCTTATCACTAATGAAGTGGCCAATGAACTGTAGCCCCAAAAGATTAAAGCGAAATTAAATGGCTAACCGAAAATTGATTGATCGAAAAAGGTGCGCACAACCCAAATAGGAACACacgaacacacacaaaaaccgacaagagagagaaaataaatgagaaaaattatttaaaccgATTTAGGTGGTTGCGGTTTTCGAAGCACTCGAATATGTTGTGCGGTCAGGGGTTAAGAGAGATAAAAAGGTGTATTTTACCAACCTCtcgaaagaaattaaattttaaattggtttataatatggaataaatttaatacaGATGacagaaactttttttaatacaacacTTTTTGTGATTGTAGTTGCATAGTTGTTAAACTGTTAAATTccatctataaaaaaattaattcatttctattttctctaaataatattactattaaattaatttatgtattatttttcgttttaaaataaaagtaacatAAAAGGCTCCTTAACTGtgttcaacatttttattaaaatacgtTTTAGATATACAACATAATTGTATTAGttttaaatcaaagaaaattatttcctattaaatttcttttttactcaaattttttctatctttctccatctttaaaaatacctataaaatcgtaaaaaattatctattaaatttattttctaaaaactcGACGGCTTTAAATAAGCATCACATGGGCATAATGAAATCAATATCTAATTTTCGCAAGGGAAATGTGTTTTCTCATCGCGCTGCTGTCTGAATGTCTAAAAGTCTGAATGACTGAACCTCAGAGATGCTGGCAGCAGCTAGAGGTTACTTTTTCTCTTTCTCCGCTTCACATTCTCTGAATCCTCCACGGCCAGCTTGAATTCCTTGACAGCCTCTGGTAGATCTGAACCATCCCCATCCGTTTCGTCCACCGTCCAGTTCTCCAGATGTGGAGGTCTATGTCTCATAATGAAAGGATTGATGATGGCCGCCACTCCATCGGCATTGTTGAGATGAACGTGATGGGTGCCCTGAACTTCGTGGAGCTCAAAGTGCGGATTATTCTCCCTGAGTATCCCGATGACCTCGTCGCTCTGCTCGTCTATGAAGTTCGATTCGGAACCCTTGATCACGCAATAGGGCACATTCTTTATAGTCCTTGCTAGTTCAGCCGCAAATGGAGGACTCGTATGGAATTCTGTATAGTATTTACAGCGACCATCGCGAGAGAAGAAGAACTTGGCTGGAAACTTGGTGGATCGACTGATATTGCGCTCCAGGATGTGATGGCAGTTCTCCAGTTCCACCGAGTACTCAGATCCTTTATGAAGGACCTGTTCCAACTCTGAGTAAGTATACGCTGGCGGCTCCTGTCTTTTGGCATTTGCGAATCGCTCATCCTCCACCATATAACCCTCGATATTGGTGCGCAGGTAGTCGATCTGCGAGGCGGGTTTCCTATAGCGGGTCTTCACTATATCTATGCTGACCAGCAGGTCGGTGCGATGTGGATATAGCGAGGCGAATATAAAGCACAGCATGGCGCTCATCGAGTGGGCCATCAGGGAGACCTTCTGCCAGCCATATTCCTCCATGATGCGAAGAATGACGCACAGGTAGTCCACGAAATGGTAGGCTATGCCCTCCGGCAACTTCGAGGAGTATCCATGGCCGGGCAGGTCGATGCAGAGGACGCCCAGGTGCTTCGGCAGCAGGGGCAGCAATTTGTCCCACGTGCCCAGGTTGTCCAGCCAGCCGTGGAGAGCGAGGATGGGTCGCACCTGCCGGTTGCCGTACCACCTGCCCACCACGTAGCCCCACGGCATGTCGATGCGGACGTCCATGGGCTCCTGGAATGCACGGAAAACAATTTATAGATTAAttaataagttcaaaatatttttagaatactTACTAAACTAAACACATTTCtcacacaaatttttaaattaaaatttataaactgcactaaaataatatttagataAATTACCaagctaaaaaaattataatcccCTAATTTGAGTTCACATTGTATAGTGACCAATAAGATAAAATTcttgttattaaaaatattatgaattGGTTAATTGTCATATGTATATTctttaaactaattaattttttaaactaattaaaatattctataactttaaaaatagcaGGAAAATTTGTGTAATATTTTTCGAACTGTTcttaagttaaatattttatatatttccatTTATCAGAAATAGAACAATTGGTTacctacaaattaaaaaatgtataaacaatAGTAATACATTTCTAACCCTTGAAAAGGTTccaaaacatatattttttctctgtgcaaaAAGTCGAAAAGAGTTGCAGGAGTACGACAAAGTTGGTAGCAAAATGGCGAGGGAATGAAAAGGGCGAGGGTTTGTCCTGCTTGTTAGCTGTTAATTGCCAGTGGGCAAGTTGGTAGCTGCTTTCGGCCTGCTGTCAACCAGTTGGCTTAGTTGGGTTTTCGGGTTAGCAGGGGATGAGGATTGGCCCATGGCGAACGGCATTTCCCAAAGTCCATTTCGGTCACGTTTATTTCCCTAAATATTTACCAatctctttaaaaaaaagttgtaaatattaaattcataGGTAATACTTCTCACACAACGTATTGCTCATTATTCTCCACTGAGTGCATATTATATTCCCCTTTTGGATACCCCTGTCATATGGCCATATCATTTATCTCCTCCGATGCGTACTGGTGCGTACTTTCACAGAACCTCCAGCGATTTGATCAATTGGTTTGGTCGAAAAAGTTGAAGTGGTTGACAACTGGGCGAGTTTTTTGGACCCGGACCAGGTGGAGGTGTCAATTGATGGACAGGAGGCCCCGCAGTGCCACGAGCTGCCTGGTCGACAATTTATCATCTagtttttcctttgttttcagGTTCCAATCGATAAACGATTGTGTATCCACTGTATCCACTGCAATTGACTGATGCTGCTGCACATGCAAACTCCACAAAGTTCGAAACAAATGGATTTTCGTAGTTTGCCACCGCAGGAAAAAGTTTTTCCGCTTTAGTACGGTCGCCCAACTTGAAAATTAGCACTGAGGACTTTTGAAGTGTGACGAAATTCTCTCTTTTTTGGATTGGGTGGGTAAAGAGGGGGGATAAGAGTGAACGGATAACTTTTACAACACCCAGCCGACAGTTTGATGAACTCCTAATGAGCTAGATAATCGAAGAATACCAAATTTCATCCCATTAGTGTGCACAGAGAAAAGTTAGTGtcgatatatttaaatttcaattaaaaaatttaattttctaaatttttaaagtcgaTACATTTCAATtcatattacaaaaattaatttttccatatttcaaaaattttaatttaataaaaatatatttaaaaatttacatttagtcCCTTAGTTAATCttagttaattttttaaattttatatcatACAACAATTATCCTATAGCTTTAAAGAGAAcaaaggttttttatttttcccctgTATCAGCACTTAATGTTTACAAGCCAAGATCAATATCTTTGTGATAATAAGCAATTATCAacactttttttctgggtcATTTTAAGTGgtttatgccaaagtttttGCTACCATAAGCACTTAACTTGACTGAAAACAACATTCCACCGGTAGCTGATGGCTCCGAGTAGACATTGACTTTGATTCCGCATTAACGCTGCGAATCTTATCAGTTCAGAAAGAGTCCAAGGCGATAAGAATGCAATTCCGTTCAAAGGTAAAATAAGTTCTATATAAAAGGCAAAGGGGCAGCTAAAACGTGTTTGATCGTTGGATTTTCATGGGAATCTATTTAGCGGCGCGATAACGGGGGTCATATAACGGTATAACGTCTAATAACTGTTTATGACAGACGCCCCATAGACTTCACATATATAATTACCTGTTCATGTTGTTCAATGTGAACGCCACCTCCACCTTCAGATTTCGATGTCATTTTCCGTCGCTAATGACACAATCTCAGTCCCAACTAAATCCCGACACACGCCGCCGTgtcggaaaaaataatatatatgtttggggaaacttttctatttttatatgtattatatTAACTAAATTAGTTGAATACTAGAGAGAACACGGCGAAGAGAAGTGCCCGCCAGCAGGGCgtaaacaaaactaaattgTGTTTCGCCAGAGAAGTCGATTAAATCCTAACTGAACTGAGTCTGAACTTTAATCGGCGGGGTTTCCAAAGCGAAAATCGGGAGAAAAAACTGAGGTAAGAGAATTGACGCGCAGCTGATAAAGAGACTATATACAGAGAGCTAACATAAAACCGATCGGGCGAGAGCTTTTTAGGGTTATCTAAATGCTTAGTCATATGGAACGACAAAGGGGGAGAGAGAATTAAGCTTTCCGATGTTCCGATAGAATAATGGGTTCGAAAGaaaccaacaaacaaaacatttgGGGATCAAAGGTTAAAATgttctatttaaaaaagaataaaataaaaagaaataaatataaaatataagagACACCAAAATacataagaaaataatattaatataaatattagtacagataaactaaaaaaatgtattttaatagtaggaatatataaaaataatagataCTGATAATTACTTCGCTAAAGCACCCAATAACTTGGGAAAATCCCCATACtcagtataaatataaacaaaattctcCCAATGACCCCCCAATTAAATCACATTATTGCGTTCGCAAACAAACAAGACCCATGGAAAACATTGAAATTACAATGCTCACAAAAATATCACGGCGACAACacaaaattattatgtattcaCCCATACAAAATCGCATATTTACGcagataaacataaatatttatagatttcATTTTCCAAAAGTGACCATCAAATAATTGATGCAAACATGGCAAACCTCATAATGCCAaaccagaaaataaaatacacttCAGAATATTGCTTTTTGATCAAACTCCCAAAGAACCagagaaaaaatgttaaacttcccatattttattattaatttttatgaaattcgcAACAAAAAGAGCACTCCGATTTTgcaataaaatggaaatgaatgCGTTTTGTGTGCGTTCTTTATGGCATCTTTTTTATGCAGCCAGCAATCggttcaaaaaattaataaacgagcaaatcaataaatatttatttagctcTCAGgggaaaaaagataaaaagtgGGAGGTCACTCGGCCTCTATTTTTTGGTAAGGATAACAGacgaaacatatttaaaaaaccattCGCCGCCGCTTTCGACAAGAGTTTACACAATAAATGTGTTTAGTTTTTGCTAAATGGgaaaccatttgaaaaatcCTATTGCAGTCGCCCGGGGCTGTGGTTCAAATCATAAATCTTCATGGAGTGCAAATTGAATGTGTTTCTGCGAGTGGCCAGCGACGGTTTTGGTTTCGCCGAGTGCCATAAATAACGAATTGGAATCATAAATCTGGCGCTGAAAAGTATGCAcagcttttttaatttccaatgcaattaaaacggcAAAGGCCAGGATTCAGAATTCAGGGTCCCGGATCAGAGAGGCCAAGAAAGGAAACCCCGCTGGTGATGGGGTGGCATTTAATCAAATGCATCTGCTGCTGACCAAGTGGCGGAATCCCGAATCCTGTTAGCACCTTACCGACCTCGAACCATTCGGAATTTCGTTGCTCGCAGCGAAATCAAATTACGCTGCATGCAGGCCGGTTCAAAGTTCACCTGCCATTCCGCCGCCCCCTTGTGCCACTAATGACATTCGAATGACATTGCCGGATGCAGCCGCCCAGTCAACCGAACCTGGCTAATGACTCCAGTTCCCCTCTCAGCCGGTATTGCCTTCAATGTGGCCACATGTACATGTggttttagaaattaaaacgtGCGCTAAAGCTTGAACAGGGTTAAAAAGAACATCGAGAAACATTTATGACTTACAAATATCATGAAGTGCACTTTGAAAGCCTtttataaaggtgtctaaaagtatgcagtgaaaagAAGAACttaagctttaaaaatattttattgcataattttagggatttttttaaattcctaattctaaataaattttcctaaaataattaggtacttttttactttgttcaaataaaaaatatctctATAATGACTACTTAAAATCCTAAATCAGGTCGAAATTGGCCGAGCGGAATGAAAGGTGCGGTGACAGCGTTCGTTACAAAATCATTTGCACGCCTCGCTTGGCCACAGATTTACACTTGATATTTTCTTTGGATTTATGCCAAAGTAAGAGGCGTTGACGTGCCGCCTGCCACGCCCATTAGCGACGTGCTACGCCCTAATACTTCCAGCTAGGtgaaaaatgcaaagtaaTGGGCTTTGAATATGCCTGATGCCAAGGAGGCCAAAATAAGAAGCCTGTTGAAAATGAAGATACTCTTTGATTGGCTTataaatttactaaaaatctAACTAAATTAACTAGGTAAGAAAAACCTACCTTAAGTTACCAATTAGGTGTGCTATAAATCTACAGTTTTGAAATCCTACTAATTGGCTGTAAATAGAGAATATAAACGTCGTTCATCCTGCCATCCTGCCAACCAGTTTTCCGAgcttctgttttctgttttctggttTAGTCTGGCCTTTTGTCTGGCACTCAAGTGAAAAGCTTTTGTCGGCGCATGGAAATTTGACGGAAATTGTTTGGTCTGATGGATGCAGATGCACCTCAATCCGATCCTTCTGCTAGTTTTGTTGCTGTGTACCTTTGGCTAATGGCCTCATTCCACCTcccagctgctcctcctcctcttttcTGGGCTGTGTCAATCCTTCAGCTAAGTAAGCAGACAGTTTTTAGCATTATGGTCAGTTGAAAGGCCATAAACTGGGCCTGTTCAGCAGCAGAGTGTTGTCTAACCGAATGAAAATGGCAATTTCAATAGAATTTAAGCCTGATTCTTGCCGTCGCTTTGGAGGAGAAGGAAGCGCCCAGAATTACGCCAAgcgaaataaatgcaaatcgcATTAGAATAAATTTTGGCTGGCtgcttttcttttgctttctgGCAGCGTGACTGCAACTGCAGAATAATGTCCTTAAAATGGCCAACCAGACGAGGCTCCTCGGGCAGCAAACTTTGGCGACAGGTAGCACAGATAGTgcataagaaatatatataaacactTTGGGAAAAATGGCAAGGAAAAATCCGATTCTGGATTTATCAGTAGGTAAGGGTGTGAATTATGTATCTACACAAAgacgttaaaaaaaattccatagACAAATTAACTTTGTAGATTTAACTATTTTCCCATCTTTTTGTTCTATTTCTTTAACACTTTTAGGAAATcaaatatatcctttatataaacattaagtaattttaatatttattt
It contains:
- the LOC108070286 gene encoding probable serine hydrolase, which translates into the protein MTSKSEGGGGVHIEQHEQEPMDVRIDMPWGYVVGRWYGNRQVRPILALHGWLDNLGTWDKLLPLLPKHLGVLCIDLPGHGYSSKLPEGIAYHFVDYLCVILRIMEEYGWQKVSLMAHSMSAMLCFIFASLYPHRTDLLVSIDIVKTRYRKPASQIDYLRTNIEGYMVEDERFANAKRQEPPAYTYSELEQVLHKGSEYSVELENCHHILERNISRSTKFPAKFFFSRDGRCKYYTEFHTSPPFAAELARTIKNVPYCVIKGSESNFIDEQSDEVIGILRENNPHFELHEVQGTHHVHLNNADGVAAIINPFIMRHRPPHLENWTVDETDGDGSDLPEAVKEFKLAVEDSENVKRRKRKSNL